One Euphorbia lathyris chromosome 1, ddEupLath1.1, whole genome shotgun sequence DNA segment encodes these proteins:
- the LOC136234742 gene encoding receptor-like protein 4 — protein sequence MSLPFFLIPFFFFFSSAFSFPYDISLYIDCGGPTNSTDPFKTTWLSDRFFTGGSSSVVSEPLHFRFPQEKTLRFFPLSSGKKNCYIVPLPPGRYYLRTFTVYDNYDGKSHSPSFDASVEGTLVFSWRSPWPENLARDGAYSDLYAFIKDGQADICFYSIATDPPVIGSLEIRQIDPLSYNSPTIGDNFILVNYGRLSCGSVQWGPGFSNDTDFFGRSWQSDSEFRSATTSNTFRSLSTREKISGTDQLPNYFPMKLYQSAVTGSGVLEYEITVDAKLDYLFWLHFAEIDSSVTKKGQRAFDVLVNDKNVSRVDIFAKVGNLAAYSLPYTVHNLSNSKLTVKLVPVVGAPLISGIENYALVPNDISTSPEQVVAMRSLKESLRVPDRMGWNGDPCAPTNWDAWEGVTCHSNKDGTALVISQIDLGSQGLKGYISDQISLLSNLVSLNLSSNSLGGPLPTGLGHKSLVRLDLSNNQFSGPIPESLAFSSLQLVILNNNLLEGRVQEELYSIGLHGGTIDLSSNKGLCGVPSLPECSLLWENGHLSTGGKIGIALSSIAVVSLLLLAVYIYIKRSRNDYDFAPPHDLMSMAAKRNKYQRQKSLMLLEMESQHAKGLSSPYGPQ from the exons ATGTCTCTTCCTTTCTTTTTGatccccttcttcttcttcttctcttctgctTTCTCCTTCCCCTACG ATATTTCTCTCTACATTGACTGCGGCGGACCCACCAATTCCACCGACCCTTTCAAGACCACCTGGCTTTCCGACCGCTTCTTCACCGGCGGCTCTTCTTCTGTTGTCTCCGAGCCTCTCCACTTCCGCTTCCCTCAAGAGAAGACTCTCCGTTTCTTCCCTCTTTCCTCCGGCAAGAAGAACTGCTACATTGTCCCTCTTCCTCCTGGCCGTTACTATCTCCGTACTTTTACTGTTTATGACAATTACGATGGCAAGTCTCACTCTCCCAGTTTTGATGCCTCTGTTGAAGGTACTCTCGTCTTCTCCTGGCGCTCCCCTTGGCCTGAGAATCTCGCTCGTGACGGCGCTTATTCCGATCTCTACGCTTTTATTAAAGACGGTCAGGCCGATATCTGTTTTTACAGTATTGCCACTGATCCTCCCGTCATTGGCTCTCTAGAAATCCGCCAAATCGATCCCCTTTCTTACAATTCCCCCACAATCGGTGATAATTTCATCCTAGTCAACTACGGTCGCTTATCCTGCGGGTCCGTCCAATGGGGCCCTGGCTTCAGCAACGACACCGATTTCTTCGGCCGCTCTTGGCAGTCTGATTCCGAATTCCGATCGGCTACCACTTCCAACACATTCCGTTCCTTATCCACCCGAGAAAAAATATCCGGCACCGATCAGCTCCCCAATTACTTTCCGATGAAGCTCTACCAATCGGCTGTTACTGGAAGTGGAGTTCTGGAGTACGAAATAACAGTGGACGCCAAGCTAGATTACTTGTTCTGGTTACACTTCGCAGAGATTGATTCGAGTGTGACTAAGAAGGGACAGAGGGCGTTTGATGTCTTGGTAAATGATAAAAACGTGAGTAGAGTTGATATTTTTGCCAAGGTTGGGAACTTAGCTGCCTATAGTTTACCCTATACGGTGCACAATCTCAGCAATTCTAAGTTGACCGTGAAGTTGGTACCTGTCGTCGGGGCGCCATTGATAAGTGGAATTGAGAATTACGCTTTGGTTCCAAACGACATCTCTACTTCTCCTGAGCAAG TTGTTGCTATGAGATCGTTGAAAGAGTCACTTCGTGTTCCTGATAGAATGGGTTGGAATGGAGATCCCTGTGCTCCCACTAACTGGGATGCTTGGGAAGGAGTTACATGCCACTCCAACAAAGATGGAACTGCCCTTGTTATATCTCAAAT agatctTGGAAGCCAAGGCTTGAAGGGATACATAAGTGATCAGATTAGTCTTTTGTCAAACTTGGTAAGCTT GAATTTGAGTTCTAATTCTTTGGGAGGTCCTCTTCCAACAGGACTTGGTCATAAATCACTTGTTCGGTT AGATTTATCAAACAATCAATTCTCTGGTCCTATACCGGAAAGTTTGGCATTTTCAAGTCTACAGCTTGT GATATTGAATAATAACTTATTAGAAGGGCGAGTCCAGGAGgagctttattcaattggtctGCATGGTGGGACTATCGA TCTCTCAAGTAACAAAGGTTTGTGTGGTGTCCCCTCTTTGCCCGAGTGTTCATTGCTATGGGAAAATGGGCATTTGTCCACTGGTGGTAAAATTGGAATAGCTTTATCAAGTATTGCAGTTGTCTCTCTGCTTCTATTGGCGGTGTACATATACATCAAGCGGAGCAGAAATGATTACGACTTTGCCCCTCCTCATGATTTAATGT CGATGGCAGCAAAGAGAAACAAATACCAGAGGCAGAAGTCACTGATGCTTCTCGAAATGGAGAGCCAACATGCGAAAGGATTGTCATCGCCTTATGGTCCCCAATAA